In Anaerolineae bacterium, a genomic segment contains:
- a CDS encoding TIM barrel protein yields MEFTGYMDFWFREVPIVERVERFAALGIRRLDVWLWRERPMADIYAECKRHGCIINSTFDGQLGNLVDANDHPRCLDAWAETLEMAQRYEIPHLFIFSNQVEVRPNGEEWIAPLTKDYSPGEMYVNLLDGLEKILEMVERTNITLWFEALNTFHIHGGVFIHTHDQVANIVRRFNHPQLRMSFDCYHQQRTAGNLIYGLEAYHGLYPTVHIGDVPTRQEPGTGEINFWNIAKTLRRLGYDGLIGMEFYPSQSEEAALAKVKEIFGQ; encoded by the coding sequence GTGGAATTCACCGGTTATATGGATTTCTGGTTCCGCGAGGTGCCCATTGTGGAGCGGGTGGAGCGCTTTGCGGCGCTGGGCATCCGCCGGCTCGATGTCTGGCTCTGGCGCGAGCGTCCCATGGCCGATATCTATGCCGAGTGCAAGCGCCATGGATGCATCATCAACTCCACCTTCGACGGCCAGTTGGGCAACCTTGTGGACGCCAACGACCATCCCCGCTGTCTGGATGCCTGGGCGGAAACCCTGGAGATGGCCCAGCGCTATGAGATCCCCCACCTGTTCATCTTCTCCAATCAGGTGGAGGTGCGTCCCAATGGGGAGGAATGGATCGCCCCTCTGACCAAGGACTATTCCCCAGGGGAGATGTACGTCAACCTGCTCGATGGGCTGGAGAAGATCCTGGAGATGGTGGAGAGGACGAACATCACCCTGTGGTTCGAGGCGCTGAACACGTTCCATATTCACGGCGGGGTCTTCATCCACACCCATGACCAGGTGGCGAACATCGTGCGGCGCTTCAACCACCCGCAACTGCGCATGTCGTTCGACTGCTATCACCAACAGCGCACCGCCGGCAACCTCATCTACGGCCTGGAAGCCTATCACGGCCTGTATCCCACGGTGCATATCGGCGATGTGCCCACCCGCCAGGAGCCGGGCACTGGCGAGATCAACTTCTGGAACATCGCCAAGACGCTTCGCCGGCTGGGCTATGACGGGCTGATCGGCATGGAATTCTATCCATCCCAATCCGAGGAAGCCGCGCTGGCGAAGGTCAAGGAGATCTTTGGGCAGTGA
- a CDS encoding alpha-ketoacid dehydrogenase subunit beta: MREITFAEAIREALREEMHRDPSVFIMGEDVGVFGGVFGVTAGLYEEFGPDRVRDTPISESAIVGGGLGAAMMGMRPVVEIMFGDFLMCAGDQIVNQAAKARYMSGGKAKVPLTIRVTTGAPGSAAAQHSQSPESWFMNVPGLKIAVPATPADAKGLLKTAIRGEDPVLFFEHKMLYAVRGPVPEDPDFTVPFGEANVVRPGRDVTIIAIGGMLAKALAAADALAQEGIEAEVIDPRTLVPLDKETLIRSLAKTGRVVIVHEAHKRAGPGAEIAAVLAEEAVEYLDGPIVRVAAKNVPIPYSPVLEEEVLPGAEDILAAVRFLTAGAKA, translated from the coding sequence ATGAGAGAGATCACATTTGCTGAAGCCATTCGCGAAGCACTGCGTGAGGAGATGCACCGCGACCCGTCGGTGTTCATCATGGGCGAGGATGTCGGGGTATTCGGTGGGGTGTTCGGCGTGACCGCCGGCCTGTATGAGGAGTTTGGCCCCGACCGCGTGCGGGATACCCCCATCAGCGAGAGCGCCATCGTCGGAGGGGGGCTGGGCGCGGCGATGATGGGCATGCGGCCGGTGGTGGAGATCATGTTCGGCGATTTCCTGATGTGCGCCGGCGATCAGATCGTCAACCAGGCCGCCAAAGCGCGCTACATGAGCGGCGGCAAGGCGAAAGTCCCCTTGACCATCCGCGTGACGACCGGCGCGCCCGGTTCAGCCGCGGCACAGCATTCGCAAAGCCCGGAATCGTGGTTCATGAACGTGCCGGGGCTGAAGATCGCCGTGCCGGCCACGCCGGCGGATGCCAAGGGCCTGCTGAAAACCGCCATTCGCGGCGAGGACCCCGTTCTCTTCTTTGAGCACAAAATGCTGTACGCGGTGCGGGGGCCAGTGCCGGAGGACCCAGATTTCACGGTGCCGTTCGGCGAGGCGAATGTCGTGCGCCCGGGCCGCGATGTCACCATCATCGCCATCGGCGGCATGCTGGCGAAGGCCCTGGCGGCGGCGGATGCCCTGGCGCAGGAGGGCATCGAGGCAGAAGTGATTGACCCCCGCACCCTTGTACCGTTGGACAAGGAGACTTTGATCCGCTCGCTGGCGAAGACCGGCCGGGTGGTGATCGTCCACGAGGCGCACAAGCGCGCCGGCCCGGGCGCGGAGATCGCGGCAGTGCTGGCGGAAGAGGCGGTGGAATATTTGGATGGGCCGATCGTGCGGGTCGCGGCAAAGAATGTGCCCATCCCGTACAGCCCTGTCCTGGAAGAAGAGGTCCTGCCGGGGGCAGAGGATATTCTGGCGGCGGTGCGGTTCCTGACGGCCGGCGCAAAAGCGTGA